Genomic window (Neorhizobium galegae bv. orientalis str. HAMBI 540):
AGTGTCTGCATTTCCACGCCCCCTCCCAAGAGCATAGTCGTGCCAATGAATCTTAGTAAGTTGTAAACCTCTCGCAGACCCGAAACAAGTGCGGGAAATCACGTACGGTTGGGTTGCGGTTTATCGGGCTCTTTTTCGGTCGCGAACTCACCGACGATCGCCATGAAGCGCCGCATGAACTTCTCCATGATCGATAGCGACCGGTCGACTTCCGCGTCGCTCGGCAACGCTTTCGGCAAGGCATCCGGCGGGATGTTGCTGAGCCGCTCCTCAAGCGCGGTGACCCGTTTTGCCAGCCGATCGAGCTCCTGTTCGTAGGCAGCCCGTTCGTCAGGCTGCATGCGGCAGGCGAGCGTGCCGTTTTCGTCGCGGCAGAGCGTCATCGCGCCGGTATCGGTGTCCAGCCGGACGATGCCGGTCTCGGTGCGCTGAAGCTGGAAACGGTTGGTCTGCGGCTGCTGCGCCGAGGCGGCGAGCGGCAAGAGCAGTGCGCAAGTCGTCAATGCGAGCGTTTTCATGTTGTGGTCCTCCTGCTGTAACGGTGGACAAGCGCCGGGCTTTGCGGCAAACGGTCGGAGAATAGCAGGTCTCCGAGAGTTGATGATGACGGATATAGTGTACAAGATCGTGCCGGAAACGCTTTGGCGTCAGGCAAAGCAGAAAGGCGTCTTCGAAGGCGCCGAAATCGACCTGAAGGACGGCTTTATCCATTTTTCGACCGGGACACAGGCAAAGGAGACCGCCAGGCTACATTTCGCCGGCGTCTCGGGCCTGATGCTGGTTGCGGTCGATGCGACCCTGCTCGGCGAGGAGCTGCAATACGAAGCCTCGCGCGGCAGCGATCTTTTCCCGCATCTTTACGGCACGCTTCCGGTGTCCTCGGTCCTCTGGGAGATGCCGCTGTTGATCGGCGTCGACGGCCTGCATGCCTTTCCGGAGAGGATGCCATGATCGGCCCCTTCGCCGGACTTGCCGCGCGCAGCCTCTTTGTTTTCGATCCGGAAACCGCTCACGGCCTGTCGATCGCCGCGCTGAAGACCGGTCTCGTGCCCGCCTGCCGCTTGGCTGCCGATCCGCGGCTTGCCCAGACCGTCGCCGGTATCCGTTTTGCAAATCCGGTCGGGCTTGCGGCCGGTTATGACAAGAACGCCGAGGTGCCGGACGCGATGCTGAAGCTCGGTTTCGGTTTTACCGAGATCGGCACCGTGACGCCGAAGGCTCAGGCCGGTAACGACAAGCCGCGCATCTTCCGCCTGGTGGAAGATCGCGGCGTCATCAACCGACTCGGCTTCAACAATGAGGGCCATGAGGCGGCGTTCACGCGGCTGACCGCGCGGCGCAACGCGCCGGGCATCGTCGGCGTCAATATCGGCG
Coding sequences:
- a CDS encoding DUF952 domain-containing protein, with the translated sequence MMTDIVYKIVPETLWRQAKQKGVFEGAEIDLKDGFIHFSTGTQAKETARLHFAGVSGLMLVAVDATLLGEELQYEASRGSDLFPHLYGTLPVSSVLWEMPLLIGVDGLHAFPERMP